The region TCGACGCCAATATTGGCGGCTTTGACCTGTTCCCAATCTTTGCTTGCGGCATAGCGGTCTGGAAACGCAGCGTCGCTGCTGCTGAAGTAAGCGTTGCGCTGGCGCAGCTGTGCGTGAGCGAGGGTATCCGTCACGGCGATGGGGCTTGCAAGCTGGAGCGCGTCCCAAAGTGCTTCGGCATCGCCAACAATCGCCATGGCCTCCGCGTAGCGCAAATGTGCGTGGACATACATGAGACCGATTTCACGCCCGAAGAAGGATGAGGACTCCGCCCGCCGGAACATGGTTTGCGGGCCGCCGCGATAGACGACGGGCCGGTCGATCAGGCGCATGCCGTCGGGAAACTGCAAATGCTTGCGGATCAGCCGAAGATGATGCGTTATCTGTTCGGGCGTAAATAGGCCGCCGATGATGCTCTGGGTCATGGGAAGCAGCGAGTATTTGAGACCAGTGCGCACGTCGCTTGGATGCAGCAGCAGTTCGATCTGCTCGGTGCCCGGCACGAAAATCCCATAACCCGCGACTGTGCCGTCACCGATAAGAAAGCGGTTGAAATCGTGGCGTATAGCGGTGCTAAGTTCACTCAGTTCCTTGGCATCGCCGCCGCGCCCCGCCCGCCGCAGCACCTCGGCGTAGCGGTTGATCTCACCGAACAGCAACGCGACCGTCCAGCTGCTGACCATCCAGTCCCGCATCCTTGGATCGACGGGCTGGAGGGAATCATTCCAATCGCCTTCGCCATAGGCAATGAGGTGGGTGCCCGGGACGAAACGCTCACGAACCGTTGCGAGTAGTTTTGTGACGTGAGCGGCGATCGTATCTTGGCGAACGGTCCGCTCAAATGTGTCAGCGCGCCGCCAGGCGATGGCTTCGTCGAGAAAAGCAAAATCACCCGTTGCCTCGATGTAATCATTCAGTGCCTTGAGCGGCCACATGATCACGTCACCATGGCTCACGCGGTCCTGGATGATGGAGTAGGGTTCGAGCATGAACCATTGCGGCCAATCACCCCCCGTCTCATATTGTTGCGCGAAGATAATGCGCAGGATCTCTTTAACGGGCTCGTCATGTTCCAGCGCGAGAAAGAATTCGACGGGACCCTGGCAGACATCGCGGGTTCCCCAGGCACCGCCGGTATATTGTTCGAGACCGTGCGGCACGGTGAGATGAATCATGGCATTGTGGGCGAGCCATGGAGACAACAAGTCGAATGCGGTGCCCCCCGCGTCTCCACCGGAGATCCGGAGGTTGCGCGTGATTCCTTCCCAGTAGCGGCGCGCGGGCGAAAGGAGGCTTCGATCGTCGACGCCGGTTTGATAATTGTCGGCAAGTTGCGCCGCGAATTGCGGATCAGTTAACGATCCGGTGACGGCGAAACAGAAGCTGCGAACGGGCCGGGTGCGGAGCGCCACATAGGCTCCATGCCGGGGTTGGCCATCGGCATAGAGCAATTCGTCGCCACCGATCGCCTCAACCGCCTCTGGCGTGGCGGTCGTGAGATGATAGACGGCATTGGGATAATGCTTGCCCAAAATGGAATTTGGGTCCGGCCGCATCGAAAAGCGCTTTCGGTGCGGATCAACTTCGACAAGGCCCTTGTTCTCGAGTTCGCGCTCGCCAAGCACCAAATGTCCGAAGACAAGAAAGCGGCACGGCTCGCCATCGACGGCGATGCGCCATTGCATCGCGGGATCGTCGCCCGACGCGACAGCGTCAACAGTGATCGTCCGCGTGGGAAAACAATAGATCCAGCGGCAATCGGAGAGGCCCATCTCGAACGCGGAGGGAATCGTGAGCATCCGCCAGCCGTCAGCCGCTTCGATCAAGATGCGGAGGCCGCTCGCGCGAGTGATGTTGTAAGGATCGCGCGAGACAGAAAATAGTTTGTGGAAAGACGTGTTGCCGATCGTCAGCTGCGCGGCGAATACACCATGCATCCAGCATGTGGCGCAAAGAGTCGACTCGTCCGGCAGCAAGGCCTGGCCCGATCGTAGCAAGGTGCCGTGCCGACGGGTGACACGCCGTTCCTTGTCGCGCAATACGACATGCCGGTTGTGCGGCGGATCTGGTACGAAGAAGGATAGGAGCGATCCATCTTTGCGCTCCTCGTGGAGCCGTTCCGGGTAAAGTTGCGCGAGGCTCGCAGTATCCAGCGGCTCAGCGATAGCTGCAAGCGCATCTTGGACGAAACTCCTGACAGGCGGAGCGAGAGCGATGGAGGCCGCCGGCTCATTATCAGTCCATGTCAAATCATCGAGCGTTGCGAGATCACTGTCGCTAGAGGCTTCGGGGTGATCGGGCATATAAAAGCCAAAAAAGCGCACGGTCGTGCAAGCGCCAGGCGGCAGCACGTGTTGCCCGGACTGAATTGCGGCGCAAGCGACTTCGTGCTGAAGCCGCGTGTCCGGCAAGTTCGCCTCAAACGCAAAGCCAAATCCGTCGCTGTCACGAAAGCTCGGCCCGAAAAGCTGCAGTCCGTCGGTCGCAAAACCGAGTGCGCCATCAAGACATCCATGCATGACCCAGGGATTGCCACTGCCTTGCGCAAGGTTCTGCCGGCTCATGATTACGGGACCGTAAGCGGGGTGCTGGGCGATGTGATGGTCGAGATATTGCGAGGCGTAGGCTTCGTTGTTCATCAGGAATCCGCGATCGCCGAGACCGAGGTCCTGTATGAGGATCGCGTCAAAGCGCGCGGGGACGGTGCCGGTATTTTGGGCTTCCAGCCGCCAGAGCCAAGCCGGCTCCGCAGGATGCAGCGACAATGTCAGGCGATAGCGGAGACCGCACGTTTCCCCTTCCCACACAAAGCCGTCGCTGGCGGCTGAGAACTTGGCATTGGCACGTGGCCCGGCGGCTTGGATCAAAAACGGAGCCGCGCCATCGAGGCGCAAATACATCCGTCCAATCCCATCATCCACCGGCGAGCCAAGCAACTGGTTGATGTTGATCACGCCATGCGGGAGCGTGAAGGTGATCGCGAAGACACTGCCATTCGGGAGGACGCTGATGGATAGACCCGAGGGGTTCTCGATCCGGCGCAACTGGAGATCCTGGTCGCGCGGTGTCGTCCAGCCGCGCTTGCCCGAGGGCGTCATTGTGCTTCCCCGCTGCAGAGATGTGTGAGAGCTGAAAGGCGCTTGCGAATCATGTGGAGCCACATGATCAAAAAAAGCCGGTCAGCGCGAGCGCAAAAGCGCGGCCGCAACCCTCGGACATGGAGTTCCGGTCAGGTTTATCGTCTCCGTCCTATCGCGGCGAAGGGAATTACTGCCAGTCCGGCCATTGCGGCGTTGCTCTTTGGACGGGGTCCGCCTGCCAAGCCCGGACCGGGACTGGCGCATGTTTTGCGGGGGCATAGGCCAGCGCGTGGGGATGTTTCCGGTGCCAGGCGGCGTAAGCGATGCCGGTGCCGCTGTGCGGCCTCTTGTGGGCGTAATAGCCTGAGCCAGGCGGCGAGCCGGAGATGCTTATCCGGGCGCCCTCGGCTTGCACCATATGGTACAGGACTGCCGCGTTGCCGGGCGCTAGCCGGATGCAGCCATGCGAGGCAGGGCGGCCAAGCTGTGATGTCGAATAGGTGCCGTGAATGGCATAGCCGCCCGCGAAGAATATGGAATAAGGCATCGGCGACATATGGTATTTGTGGGAATAATGCATCCGCACCAACTGGTAGGGGCGATACGTCCCGCGCGGGGTCCTGTAGCCGGAACGGGCGGTTGAAACCCGCCAGTCATAACTGCCGGTCTCGGAGCGCACATGCATGGTCTGCGAACTCAGATCAATCGCGATTTGCACCGTGGCTTCGGCTTCCTGAACGCTGAGAATTCCGCAAAACACGGTACACGCACTTAAAATGCCGCGCATGATATGCTCCCTCCCCAACTCTTGATAAATAAAATATAAGTTCGCAACTTTAATGTAAGTTCCGATTTACAGTAAAAATCACGAGAATCATTGTTGAGTCGTGCTAGAGCTTAGGCATGCGTGGTTAATTTTTTCTTGCGGCCGAGAGTTAACCCTCCGTTTGATCTTGCACCTCAAAGCGCCTTGACGACCGCGAGCACGGTTTCGGCGTGAGCTGGAACCTTCACCTTATTCCACACAGCCGCGATGCGGCCATCCTTGCCAATGAGGAAGGTCGTGCGCTCGACACCCATGTATTTGCGGCCATACATGCTTTTCTCTACCCAGACGCCATAGGCTTCGAGCGTGGCCTTCGTTTCGTCGGCCCCGAGCGCCAGATCTAGCTTATGCTTAGCTTTAAACTTAGTGTGGCTGGCCGATGAATCTGGCGATACGCCAAGGATGGCGGCGCCCGCCTTATTAAATTGGCCCCGCAAGCCATTAAAGTCGATTGCCTCCTTGGTGCAGCCCGACGTATCGTCCTTTGGATAAAAATAAAGAACAAGGATGCGGCCAGCAAAGCTTGCGAGCGAGATTTTGTGTCCTGAATCGTCGGGCAATTCAAAATCGGGGGGCAAATCCCCAGGACCCAATTTCTTTTCCAGTTTGACCATTGGGCTCTTGTTGGCGATAGCGGACGGTTCTTTCGACAGGTTTTTCGGCACGGGCCTTCCTTTCGTCACATTGAACGGCGATTGGCGGAGTTTGACCTTTCGCCCTGCTGCTCTGCGCGACATTTCGGTAAGTGCTTCTTTGATGGTAAAATACTCCCGATCATTGCGCATAGGCGTAGGGATTGAAGTTTCCAGTTTAAGCTTGCTCTTGTAAAGGCCACGTGCGGTTGGTCGGAGATAGTAAGGAAAATCCGGCCCGGTCCCGTCCCTGGCCGGAGCAATGGTTGCGCCGGAAGCAAAAAGCGGCGAATGCCGCTCCTTGCACTGAGATCGGCGGCGGACAGCGCAGCGCAGCGCGGTTCGCTTGGATCAGTTGTAAGTTGATTTTGGGACTGACTGTTCTCATCCTCGTCGGCGCCGGACTATTTGTGACCCGTATCGCGCTTGCGCCGCTCTCGATCGGCGCAATGGGACCGCAAATCGCCAAGGCCCTCGACGACCGGTTTGGCCACCGGTTTGAATTCGGTTTTGGCGAAACTGCGATCATCAGGAGCGGCTATGCGCCCGCGTTGAGCGTCGACAAGTTGGTGATCAAGGAGCGCTCCGGGCAAACGGTCCTGACCGCCCCGCGCGCTGAAGTGTCTGTCGATCCGCTCGCCCTCTTTTTTGGGCGTGTGACGCCCAGACGACTCGAAATCTTCAACATCGAGTTGCATTTGCAACTGCGGCCCGATGGTTCGCTCGCCATGCCGGTTTCGGCGAATGCTTCGGACCTCGTGGCTCTCACTCCGCCGCTTGCCACGGCGCTTGCGGAACATGACAATTTGGTGCCGCCCAATGCGGCAACGCCAAATCAGGCTCAAGAGTTGGCGCCAAAGCCGCGGGCGTTGCTGGTCAAGCAGATGGGGGCCGCGATCCGGCTCGTCATCGACACGCTGACCAGTCCTGAGAGCCCGGCCGCGGCGATCGACCGCGTTGGGATTATACAGGGCAAGATCGTCATTGACGATGAGACCACCGGCCAGACGCTGGCCTTCAATGGTGTCAATCTCTCTTTTGATAAGGTCTCCGGCGCGACCAAATTCAATCTTTCTGTCGAGGGGCCCAATGGTAGATGGTCAATCTCGGGCATGGCTGAAGGAAAGCCTGGTTCCAAACGGGGCCTGAAACTTTCGATTGCGAATCTGTCCATCGATGAAATTTTGCTTGCGACGGGCACGCGCGCAATTGGTGCCGATTTCGATATGCCCTTGTCTGGCAAGCTCAACGTGCAGATCCAAGGTGACGGGTTGTTATCGGAAGCGTCAGGACAATTCGACTTTGGCTCGGGTTATCTGCGTTTCGAGGATCCCGATGACGAACCCATGATGGTCGATGGGATCAAGGGCGGATTTCATTGGGAGCCCGCAGCGCGGCGCATCGTTGTGGATCGATGGCGGCTCGCCGCCGGAGCGACGCATTTCGGGTTTTCCGGGTCGGTGACGCCACCCGTGCATGAGGGTGATCCCTGGACGATAGGACTTATCAATGCGGAGCCTGGCGTGGCGGGTCCCGAGCGGCCCGGTGAACAGCCTGTCATGCTCGATCATGCCAGTGTGGCGGCGCGGCTTTTTCTCGGGGAGAAAAAGTTTGTCCTCGACCGGGTCTCCGTGAGCGGGCCCCGGAGCGGCATCGCTATGGCAGGCGTGATAGATTGGACCGATGGGCCTCACATTCGGCTTGGTGCTTCGATCTCGCCGACACCCGTTCGTGAGGTCATGCGCCTCTGGCCATCATTTCTTGCGGCTCCTGTCAGGTCATATTTGCTTCCCCGCGCGCATGATGGAACCGTGGAAAAAGGTACGCTCCAAATCGATTTCAATGCCGCCGATTTGCGGGCGATGAGGCTACAGCAGCCGCCCCCCGCCGAGAAGGCAGCGGTCGATTTCACGGTCAGCCATGCAAGTCTTGAATTTTTGCCAGGGGTACCGCCTTTACGCGACATCAATGGGGTTGGCCATGTCACCGGCCGGACGGCGGCCTTTACCGTCGCGAATGCTTCCATCGAAGCCGGTCACGAGCGCGTGCTGACCGTGGCGGAAGGCGGGTTCCAGGTTCCCGATACAGGGTTTAAACCGGCGCCCGCCGTGGTTACGGCTAGGGTCACCGGAAGCGTCGAGGCGATCGGAGATCTCTTGTCGTATAGCGCGCTAAAGCCCTATGCCAATTTGGCGCTCGATCCCGCGACGTTGCGGGGGCAGGCCGATGGAAGATTGGAAATCGACATGAAGCTCGGCTCTGATGAGGGTTCAAGCGATATTACTCTCAAGGCTAATGCGGCGATCACCAATTTCACGGCGGAGCGGTTGATCGGCAACGAGGCGCTCGAGGGCGCGACACTTAATGTTGACGTAGACCCGTCAGGCCTCAGAGCGACCGGGCAGGGCATGTTGTTCGGTGTCCCTGTCGCAATCAACATGGGCCATCCTACCGGCAAACCCGCCGAAGCTTCGATTGGCCTAACACTGGATGACGTCACGCGCACCAGGCTGGGTTTTGGTTCTGTTCCGGGTTTGAGTGGCGCGATAGGCGCCAAAATCACAGCGCCGATTGGGACCGGAGAGAAACCGAAAGCGAAAGTCGATCTCGATTTGAACGGCGCCGGGATCGATATGTACGGTATTTCAAAGCCCGCCGGACGTCCTGGCAGGATTACATTTGCGCTGGCCGTTAACGACACAGGAACGACCCTCGATCAGATCATTGTCGATTCTGGAACTATTCAGGCGCGTGGCACTGCGGATCTTGGCACGGACTTTTCGCTCATCGCGGCAAGATTTCCACAAGTGAAAGTGTCTGCAGGCGACGATATGAAAGTCGAAGCCGCGCGTGCCGGAGAGACGCTGAAAGTGATCGTGCAGGGCAACACGATAGACGCTCGGCCATTCCTGAAAGCCTTGATTTTCAACCCATCCGACCCAAACGGAACTGCGCCAGCGAGCGGTGACCAGCACAAGGATAACCCTGCCAAAGAGATCGAGTTCGATGTCAAATCCGGTATCCTCAGCGGCTACAACAAAGCGATCATCACTGGCGCGGAACTGAGATTTGCGAAGCGCGGCGATGAGATACAGCAATTCAGTTTCTCGGGAAATTTTGGCAGCCAGCCCATATCCTGCAATCTCACCAATGGCGGTGCCTCTCCCCAAATTAAACTCATCAGCGAAGACGCCGGATCGCTTCTGTCGTTCCTCGACCTTTACAAACATATGGAGCGCGGCCAGCTTACGGTCGGCATGCGCCTTGGACAAGATACGCTCACCGGCGTGCTTGTGATCGACGATTTTGTCTTGCGCGACGAACCTGCCTTGCGCAGGCTCGTGCTCGAGGGAGCTCCGCCGGTCGACACCCAGAAAAGCCAAAAGATCGACGCCGACGTGATGGCCTTTAACAAATTGCAAGTGCGCTTTCACCGCGATGGCAGCCGCCTCGATCTCAGCGAGGGAACCATGCATGGCGAGGCGATTGGACTCACGGTGCAAGGCAGCCTCGACTTTGTGCATGATCAGGTCGATATGAGCGGCACCTTCGTTCCCGTCTATTCCCTGAACAATTTGTTCGCCAAGATACCGGTCGTCGGACTTATCCTTGCCGGCAGCACGAATGAAGGTTTGATTGGGGTCAATTACCGGATCACCGGCATGGCCAGCGCCCCGACCCTTAACATTAATCCTCTGTCGGCCATCGCGCCGGGAATTTTCCGCCAGATCTTCGGGGTCGCTGATTTCGATCCGATGCGGCCGCAATGATCGGGTGATTCAGGCGATCTTTAAGAGGACGTGACGCTTTCGGCCAAGCGAGAGTTTGACCGCGCCCAAATTCAAATCGCGCGGCCCAATCGACGCCCGTTCGTCCGTGACGGTTTCGCCGTTGACTCTAAGGCCGCCGCCCTTGATTTGACGGCGGGCT is a window of Methylocapsa sp. D3K7 DNA encoding:
- a CDS encoding cellobiose phosphorylase, with translation MTPSGKRGWTTPRDQDLQLRRIENPSGLSISVLPNGSVFAITFTLPHGVININQLLGSPVDDGIGRMYLRLDGAAPFLIQAAGPRANAKFSAASDGFVWEGETCGLRYRLTLSLHPAEPAWLWRLEAQNTGTVPARFDAILIQDLGLGDRGFLMNNEAYASQYLDHHIAQHPAYGPVIMSRQNLAQGSGNPWVMHGCLDGALGFATDGLQLFGPSFRDSDGFGFAFEANLPDTRLQHEVACAAIQSGQHVLPPGACTTVRFFGFYMPDHPEASSDSDLATLDDLTWTDNEPAASIALAPPVRSFVQDALAAIAEPLDTASLAQLYPERLHEERKDGSLLSFFVPDPPHNRHVVLRDKERRVTRRHGTLLRSGQALLPDESTLCATCWMHGVFAAQLTIGNTSFHKLFSVSRDPYNITRASGLRILIEAADGWRMLTIPSAFEMGLSDCRWIYCFPTRTITVDAVASGDDPAMQWRIAVDGEPCRFLVFGHLVLGERELENKGLVEVDPHRKRFSMRPDPNSILGKHYPNAVYHLTTATPEAVEAIGGDELLYADGQPRHGAYVALRTRPVRSFCFAVTGSLTDPQFAAQLADNYQTGVDDRSLLSPARRYWEGITRNLRISGGDAGGTAFDLLSPWLAHNAMIHLTVPHGLEQYTGGAWGTRDVCQGPVEFFLALEHDEPVKEILRIIFAQQYETGGDWPQWFMLEPYSIIQDRVSHGDVIMWPLKALNDYIEATGDFAFLDEAIAWRRADTFERTVRQDTIAAHVTKLLATVRERFVPGTHLIAYGEGDWNDSLQPVDPRMRDWMVSSWTVALLFGEINRYAEVLRRAGRGGDAKELSELSTAIRHDFNRFLIGDGTVAGYGIFVPGTEQIELLLHPSDVRTGLKYSLLPMTQSIIGGLFTPEQITHHLRLIRKHLQFPDGMRLIDRPVVYRGGPQTMFRRAESSSFFGREIGLMYVHAHLRYAEAMAIVGDAEALWDALQLASPIAVTDTLAHAQLRQRNAYFSSSDAAFPDRYAASKDWEQVKAANIGVEGGWRIYSSGPGIFTSLLVRHVFGHKRLWGERIVQPLLPAALQAMAMTLNSSV
- a CDS encoding L,D-transpeptidase, producing MRGILSACTVFCGILSVQEAEATVQIAIDLSSQTMHVRSETGSYDWRVSTARSGYRTPRGTYRPYQLVRMHYSHKYHMSPMPYSIFFAGGYAIHGTYSTSQLGRPASHGCIRLAPGNAAVLYHMVQAEGARISISGSPPGSGYYAHKRPHSGTGIAYAAWHRKHPHALAYAPAKHAPVPVRAWQADPVQRATPQWPDWQ
- a CDS encoding peroxiredoxin gives rise to the protein MVKLEKKLGPGDLPPDFELPDDSGHKISLASFAGRILVLYFYPKDDTSGCTKEAIDFNGLRGQFNKAGAAILGVSPDSSASHTKFKAKHKLDLALGADETKATLEAYGVWVEKSMYGRKYMGVERTTFLIGKDGRIAAVWNKVKVPAHAETVLAVVKAL
- a CDS encoding AsmA-like C-terminal domain-containing protein, which codes for MRRKQKAANAAPCTEIGGGQRSAARFAWISCKLILGLTVLILVGAGLFVTRIALAPLSIGAMGPQIAKALDDRFGHRFEFGFGETAIIRSGYAPALSVDKLVIKERSGQTVLTAPRAEVSVDPLALFFGRVTPRRLEIFNIELHLQLRPDGSLAMPVSANASDLVALTPPLATALAEHDNLVPPNAATPNQAQELAPKPRALLVKQMGAAIRLVIDTLTSPESPAAAIDRVGIIQGKIVIDDETTGQTLAFNGVNLSFDKVSGATKFNLSVEGPNGRWSISGMAEGKPGSKRGLKLSIANLSIDEILLATGTRAIGADFDMPLSGKLNVQIQGDGLLSEASGQFDFGSGYLRFEDPDDEPMMVDGIKGGFHWEPAARRIVVDRWRLAAGATHFGFSGSVTPPVHEGDPWTIGLINAEPGVAGPERPGEQPVMLDHASVAARLFLGEKKFVLDRVSVSGPRSGIAMAGVIDWTDGPHIRLGASISPTPVREVMRLWPSFLAAPVRSYLLPRAHDGTVEKGTLQIDFNAADLRAMRLQQPPPAEKAAVDFTVSHASLEFLPGVPPLRDINGVGHVTGRTAAFTVANASIEAGHERVLTVAEGGFQVPDTGFKPAPAVVTARVTGSVEAIGDLLSYSALKPYANLALDPATLRGQADGRLEIDMKLGSDEGSSDITLKANAAITNFTAERLIGNEALEGATLNVDVDPSGLRATGQGMLFGVPVAINMGHPTGKPAEASIGLTLDDVTRTRLGFGSVPGLSGAIGAKITAPIGTGEKPKAKVDLDLNGAGIDMYGISKPAGRPGRITFALAVNDTGTTLDQIIVDSGTIQARGTADLGTDFSLIAARFPQVKVSAGDDMKVEAARAGETLKVIVQGNTIDARPFLKALIFNPSDPNGTAPASGDQHKDNPAKEIEFDVKSGILSGYNKAIITGAELRFAKRGDEIQQFSFSGNFGSQPISCNLTNGGASPQIKLISEDAGSLLSFLDLYKHMERGQLTVGMRLGQDTLTGVLVIDDFVLRDEPALRRLVLEGAPPVDTQKSQKIDADVMAFNKLQVRFHRDGSRLDLSEGTMHGEAIGLTVQGSLDFVHDQVDMSGTFVPVYSLNNLFAKIPVVGLILAGSTNEGLIGVNYRITGMASAPTLNINPLSAIAPGIFRQIFGVADFDPMRPQ